TTCTGTTCACTTTACTGTACTGATATTGTCCCGAGTAACATGTAGTTTTTTCAACATTTTAGTCCTAAGAAAGACTTATGTAGTCAACATGCACAGTTATAAGTGTTAAATTATTATTATGTTTTTATGAGAGCGCAATGATGTTAGTTTAAATTTCAGTTGACGTTTTTAAACTTTGGGTTATGCAGATATAAGTACATTGCATAGAACATACACTTCTAATGTGACACTTTCAAACAAGAAGATGCAGGCTACATTTGTCAGAGATGCTTGGAACATGCTCGAGTAAATATTTACTCGAGTATTTGCTTCACATAGGCCTACCTAGCACTTGACCACCCAACAATGTCTACCTGTCTATACACAGACTAACCTCTATTTATTTAATCTAGCAACAAACCAATGGTTTATCCCTGCGGTTCGTGGTGATATTCCCCCTGGATGTGCTGCATACGGTTTTGTTTGTGATGGCACCCGGCTTCTGGTTTTTGGTGGAATGGTGGAATATGGAAAATACAGCAATGATCTCTATGAGCTACAGGTAATGGAATGCTTCACCACATTCTTGTTATAAACATTGGTAGAGCTAAAGCCAGGGGTAAAATGGCTGTCTTTAAGTACTTATAAATAGATTATGCCTTTTTTTTCCTTCAGGCCAGCAGATGGGAATGGAAAAAGTTGAAAGCTAAGACTCCCAAAAATGGCCCACCTCCCTGTCCTCGACTTGGCCACAGTTTCTCGCTGGTGGGTAACAAGTGCTACTTGTTTGGAGGACTGGCTAATGACAGCGAGGACCCCAAAAACAACATCCCCAGGTACAGATGCCTTAAGAAGGAGTTGTGAAATGTGACCAGTGGGGTAACGGGTTAAATGATGCTGTGGAATGGAAGCAAATCGGTAGTTTGTAGTAAGCAATTAGAAATACTTTCTGACTGAAATCTCTATTTTGTAACTAGATACCTGAATGATCTGTACACCCTGGAGCTTCGTGCTGGCTCCAGTGTTGTGGGCTGGGATATACCAATTACTTACGGTGTTTTGCCGCCTCCTCGCGAGAGCCACACTGCCGTAGTATACACAGAAAAGGACAGCAAGAAATCTCGCCTGATCATCTATGGAGGGATGAGTGGCTGTCGTCTGGGAGATCTATGGACCCTTGACATCGGTAGGCTCCTGAGTTAACAGTATTACCATATCATTGTATTTAATCACTCTTTGTCTCTTATTCGCATAAATCAGTCTAGTCGGTGTATTATCTAAATTATCTTGCTCTGTCTGCAGACACCCTGACCTGGACTAAGCCATCAGTGAATGGCACAGCACCTCTGCCCAGGAGTCTTCACTCTGCCACCACCATCACAAACAAGTGAGATCTCCCTGAATACCTGTTGAAGTTATAAAAGTGATATTATGATCATTTAGATCTCTGGAATAACAATCGGTTAAATCTCTCAGCAGTAGCCTATTTATGATGACTGCTTGATTCTCATTTCTTTGTCTACCTCATTGTAGGATGTTTGTGTTTGGGGGATGGGTTCCCCTGGTTATGGATGATGTGAAGGTGGCCACACATGAGAAGGAATGGAAGTGCACAAACACACTGGCCTGCCTAAATCTCGGTTCGTCTCTCCGTTTTCAGTTATTGGTGCTACTACTTGCATTAAACCTTACACGCTGATTGTTTCTCTAGATCTGATTTGTGTATTATGAATTGATCGACTCCAACAAACTCAGTCTGAGTGAACATTCATTGGTAAATGGCAGTGTCACCTGGTGGTCaagttatattactgtcaaaaaataaaatgtgaaaCTCATGTTTCTTTTTACCCCAGACTCCATGGCCTGGGAATCAGTGGTGATGGATACTCTGGAGGACAATATCCCAAGGGCTCGGGCAGGACATTGCTCTGTGGCCATCAACTCTAGGTTGTATGTCTGGAGTGGCCGTGACGGTTACCGTAAAGCGTGGAACAACCAAGTCTGCTGTAAAGACCTCTGGTACCTTGAAACAGGTGAGTCAACTCGTAGTctcctctgtggctcagttggtagagcatggtgtttgcaacgccagggttgtgggttcgattcccacgggggaccagtacgggacattttttttttttttttttatgtatgcattcactactgtaagtcgctctggataagagcgtctgctaaatgacaaaaaatgtaaatgtaactcctATTTTCTCATTTACTCTGGTAAAGCAAGCCCACAGTATTTGCTCAACTGTGCTCTTGGCGAGGCTTACTCTGCTTCTGTTGATTGCTTATAAGAAATGTGACCATTTTATGTTTTGGTTACAGAGAGGCCACACGCTCCCTCGAGAGTGCAGCTAGTCCGTGCCAACACCAACTCCCTGGAGGTAAGCTGGGGCGCTGTGTCCACCGCAGACACCTACCTGCTGCAGCTACAAAAGTACGACATTCCAGCCGCCACTGCTGTGACCTCGCCGGCCCTCAATGCCGCCACCTCTCTGCAAGGGAACTTGCCTAAGAGCCCAGCCACAGCTGCTCCCTCTGCTCAGAACCTACCACACACAGGTATCACTATTGTACTATCCTTCCCAACATGCCCAGAAGCCCGCTGGCTGCCTCCACAGCTCGTGGGCCAGGTAAAACCATGGATGTCCTACTTGTTCAGGTTGTTTGTACCATTTTATGGACTATTGTCACAGTTTTCATTGTTCATTTTTACAGCCCATTGTATTTCGATAACCGCATACCAAATGGTATGTAAAAAGCAGACCTCAACAGCTCTATATACTGAGCAGATTTTCTGTTGTTTTGACAGCTATCTTGAAGGTGGCAGCGCCTCCATCTGGCACGGGTACCTCCCTTGTCACTGTGCGACCAAACCAGGCTGGGAAATCCCCTGTCACTGTGACATCACTTCTTCCAGGAGTTCGCATGGTTGTTCCTGCCCAGACCGCCCAAGGAACAGTATGGACAATTGTGAAATGGTTTTGTTATTCAAGGGTAAAAAGTTGTTTCTAGAGTAATGCCAAGAGTATTGCCTCACTCAGGACTGTTTGTTTTCCTTTTAGCCAGTCGGCAACAGCCCTCAGATGAGTGGCATGGCAGCTTTGGCTGCAGCTGCAGCAGCCACACAGAAGATCCCACCCTCTTCAAGCACTGTACTCAACATTCCAGCAGGTGCCACCCTTGTCAAAACCATGGCTGTCTCCCCTGGCTCCACCACAGTCAAAATGGCATCTCCTCTCATGGTAAGACCCATCAAATATcagtctgtaaaaaaaaaaaaatgaaactcAATGGCAGAATGTATGGGTTTGTCAGGTAGCCTCTGTCATGACCCAGTTTAGAATTTACACCCTTAACACATTTTGTATTTTCTGCTTCCAGGTTAGTAACCCAGCCACTCGCATGCTGAAGACAGCTGCAGCTCAGGTGGGCACAGCGACCGTATCGTCACCCAACTCGCCCAACAGACCCATCATCACTGTGCACAAGTCGGGCACGGTTACCGTAGCCCAGCAACACCAGGTGGTTACCACCATGGTGGGAGGAGTCACCAAGACCATCACCCTGGTCAAGAGCCCCCTCACAATGGGAGGCAGCGGCACTTTGGTGAGAGAACTAGACGGTCTTACAGGACACGGAGGGGAGGGAATACAGGCAGAAGGTTGTGAGAAATGTCTCTCCTTATACAAGATCCCACTTAAGAATTTGACATGCATGCTGTGAACTGAGAAATAGTTTTACACTTTGgctagttttttgttgttgttgtccgaCACCCGTATCAGATGAATCTTATATGGCCTAGGCATGAACCCgtggtagaagatgtggctgtGGAAACCTCCAAGATATGGAACAGCTTGAGTTCATAGATCTGCATGACTGTCAGGGTCTGTTAGATTGGCTGTACTCACAGTTCAGTTGTCCACTAGACACTGATCTCCTGACGCCAAATACTGTGACGTTTTCTGGTGACTCATAAATTGAGTCTCTCTCCTATGTCAGCAGATCTCCAACCTTGGCAAGATGATGTCTGTGGTACAAACCAAGCCAGTGCagacatcagctgttacaggCCAGGCTTCCACTAACCCTCTCACACAGCTCATACAGGTCAGCTATCTTCATGAGAGCAGGAAAAGGAGGAAGATAAAACTCCATGGACAGGCTCAGTCTGCTTTCAGTTGATCATGTTCATAATCCACTGTGTCTCCCGTAGACTAAGGGTTCTCTCCCTGCCGGCACCATACTGAAGCTGGTGACCTCAGCGGATGGCAagcccaccaccatcatcaccacgtcCCAGGCGGGAGGAACAGGGAACAAACCCACCATCCTGAACATCAGCGGCATGTCGCCCACCACAACCAAACAGGGCACCACCATCATCAAGACCATCCCTATGTCTGCTATTATGACCCAGCCTGGAGCCACAGGTCAGAACCCACTGGCTTCATGTTTCAGGGACAATTCAGCACAATACAAGAGGACCATATGCTGACAGTTTGTTTTGTTGCTAACAGTGACCAGCAGCACAGGGAAGACGCCCTATACTATCATCACCACCAAGATGATGACCACTGGCACTCCAGGCAAAATCATCACCACCATGCCCAAGCTTGGCACTGCAACTGGCCAGCAAGGGCTGACACAGGTACCTCACAGAAATGATGACCCTTACAACCTCTTGTAGAATATGCCTATATGATATGTTTATGCATAATATTTATAGGCTATGTGAAACAATTTGAGATGTTTCAGTTTTGACATTGGTGCCTTTTTTTAGCTTTTAAATGTCACATGGCATTTTATATTTAGTTACATTTGATAAATATCATACGGCGAAGTACAGCAGTGTTTGGAGCAGTTGAAATGCATGCATACCTCTGGGGACTATATTTGAATCTTCTCTTCTGATTAGTGCTACTAATACTGTACATTTGGCTGTATCAAATGTCTTGCCCCAGTGGATGAGTGTAATAGTGCCCCCTAGCCTCTCAATTTTATTATTTTACCTCCCCCTTGGTTTTTGTAGGTGGTTTTGAAGGGAGCTCCTGGCCAACCTGGCACCATTCTGCGCACTGTACCCATGGGTGGAGTCCGACTCGTCACCCCGGTCACAATGTCTTCTGTCAAGCCCAATGTAACTACACTGGTCGTCAAGGGAACAACTGGTATGGATAACATTTTCATAATTACAAACAGGTGCTGTCTGTTCAGTTCATAAGTATGCGGTTACATTTCCTTTTTCAAGCATAGTTCCAGCTGTCTCCCCCTTGTTGAGTTAGTGCTTTGTTCGTTCCCCTAGGTGTCACCACCCTGGGGACTGTCACAGGGACAGTCTCCTCCAGTCTGGCAGGGAGCTTTGTAGCCAGTGCCAATGCCTCTCTGGCAACTCCAATCACCACCCTGGGCACCATTGCCACCCTGTCCAGTCAAGTTATCAACCCCACTGCCATCACTGTGTCAGCAGCCCAGACCAGTCTGACCACAGCTACTACCCTTTCCACTTCCACCATGGTAAGCCGACTGTGCTATTCTTAATACAGATATCTAGCTATAGCTCCGATTATGTTCTTGATAATTGGAACATGAACTGTCATGCTGCACAATGTGGAGAGCTTTTTGATTGGGTTTTCTCCGTCATAATCAATACCTGATGTGCTCTCATTGCAGTCGGCAAACCAGCCAACCCAGGTGACTCTCATCACCACCCCCAGCGGGGTTGAGGCCCAGCCAGTGCAGGACTTGCCTGTGTCCTTCCTGGCCTCCCCCACCTCTGAGCAGCCCTCTTCTACTGAGGTTGGCGATGGCACTGTCACCATGGTCTGCTCCAACCCCCCCTGTGAGACCCACGAGACGGGCACCACCAACACCGCAACCACAGCCTCCTCCGATATAGGTGGGGTGCAGAGGGTCTGCTCCAACCCCCCCTGTGAGACCCACGAGACGGGCACCACCAACACCGCAACCACAGCCTCCTCCGATATAGGTGGGGTGCAGAGGGTCTGCTCCAACCCCCCCTGTGAGACCCACGAGACGGGCACCACCAACACCGCAACGACCGCCTCCACCGACATGGGCGGGGCAATGAGGGTGTGTACAAGCCCTCCATCAGAGACCCACGAGACGGGCACCACTAACACCTCAACCATCGCCCACACCATCATGGGGTCTAACCAACTGGGCACTGTCCAGAGTAGCTCATCCTCTCACCCcccatctctgtcctctccccctcAGACGACCACCTCTTCTTCCCCCGGAACCGCCACAGGCAAACAGGGACCAGAGAACCTGAGCACCGGCACCACATTCACCCCCACCACGGCATGCTCCAACATGGGCTCAGCCCAGACCGGAACTGTGCAGAGTCCAAAGCCAGCCATGGGCTCTACGGTGTGCTTAAACCCACCCTGCGAGACACATGAAACAGGCACAACCAACACTGCCACTCAGTCCTTGTCCAGCATGGGTAATGGGCAGACTGGCACTGTGCAGAGGGTGTGCTCAAACCCACCCTGCGAGACCCACGAAACTGGGACCACCAACACCCCGTCCCAGGCCAACTCAAACATGGCCGGGAACCAGACTGGCACTGTGCAGAGGGTGTGTTCCAACCCCCCCTGTGAAACCCACGAGACTGGCACCACCAACACGGCAACTACTGCCACAGGTATACTGTTAGAATAGATACTTGTTGTTTTTAATGGGTTTTATTTGAATGTTTAGGGCTATATTTCATGCCATGTGTGTCCTACAGCAGATGGAGCAGACAGTGCCACCAGCAGTACAGAGACTCCTTCCACCACTGCATCAGAAACAACCCCAGCCACCATCCAGAGCAGAGCCATCACTACTGTGACCCAGTCCACACCAGCCCCGGGGCCCTCAGTACCTGTAAAGAAACACCTAACTGAACTAACAATGCTTTGCCAGTCTATACTCTACTGATAGCATAACAATTGTGGAATTGCTAGTGTAAGAGTTTAGTTCAAAATTACTCACTGGCATGGTTAGGCAAATTATCAGCAACTAATGCCCAAAATCAATAGAATGTATGGAAATAATTAATTAATCTTGTCCATTTTGAGAATTTGCACTCATTAATTTTTACCCTTTTTATCTCCAGTCCATTTTGTCGATCACTGAGGGTGCAGCAGGTTCCACAGAAGAGCCCATGCAGACAGACACGGCCACGGAGGGGGGAGAGACGGCTATGGAGACTGGGCTGTCCCCAGAGCTGTCAGAGGGACAGATGGGGACAGGTCTGTCTGCAGAGGAGCTGGCTGTGACCGCAGCTGCGGAGGCAGCGGCGCAGGCTGCTGCCACAGAGGAGGCCCAGGCCCTGGCCATTCAGGCAGTCCTCCAGGCAGCACAGCAGGCAGTCATGAGTAAGTATGGCCCTCAGATTGGCAGTGTATTACCAGGCAATTGTTGGTAGATGATAATGGATTCATCTCAAATTACTTTAAATGTGTGTGAAGACAACCGCTCCCCAACTGCAACAATCTCACAATCAAACTGCGTTCCCCTGCATGCATAGACGAGGGTGATTCTGGCTCGACCGGACAGCAGGCCATCACACTCCCCATCGTCCTGACCCAGCAGGAGTTGGCAGCCTTGgtccagcagcagcaccagctccAGGAAGCTCAGGCCCAGGCTCAGGCCCAGGCTCAGGCCCAGGCTCAGGCCCAGGCTCAGGCCCAGGCTCAGGCCCAGGCTCAGCAGCAAGGAAACGCCCAGGCCCTACCCACTGAGGGCCTTGCCCCCGCAGACAGCCTCAACGACCCTGCGTCTGAGAGCAACGGGCACCCCGAGATGGCTGCAGCTGTCTCCAGCGCTGTGGCGTCACTGCTGCCGCGCACATCCACTGAGAGTAAGTATTTCTTTAAATTCTCTTTTAGGAGTATAATTCTTTATTCTTACTAATAGTGTTTCTCCGGGTCTTAAATGGACTTCTCCCTCTTGTCCCCTTGCAGCCCTGGCCCCCTCAAGCACATTTGCTGTTGCCAGTCCAGCCAAGCTGCAAGCTGCTGTAGCAGAGGTGGCCAATGGCATTGAGGGTGGGGTGAGTACCCATAATGTCCTGCTTGTATCCTGCCTGTTTGATCAGAATTTGAAAGCATGTTGTGCCATTCAACATTCCTCTAACTTCCTTTTATGTCGCGGTCATATACAGAAGCTAAACCCTCAACCAGCCCCTATCAAGACTCTTGTAAAAAAAGAGAACCAGTGGTTTGATGTTGGCATTGTCAAGGTGACAAACATGGTGGTTACGCACTTCTTCATCCCAGAGGACGATTCTCAAGTAGAGGTAAGCCTCAAAGCTGGATTCATGCCTTTGATGGCTTCGAGATCAGAGTTCAGTGCAGCACTAACGATGTGTGTGTTGTAGGATGACTCGGGTGCCatcccagactataaccagatgAAGAAAATGGAGCTGCAACCTGGCACAGCCTACAAGTTCCGTGTCGCTGGCATCAACGCTTGTGGTCGTGGTTCCTTCTCAGAGATATCTGCTTTTAAGACCTGTTTACCAGGCTTCCCTGGAGCACCTTGTGCCATCAAAATCAGCAAGGTAAAACTGCCAACTATTCACGGAACAATTACTGTTTTAGGGCACCCTTGACAAATAATCAGAGGTTGCAGTTTTTCTAGTCTTGATGGAATGTGGATTGTTTTTCTGCTGCTTTTGCGTTAAAACAACGGTTCCATCTTTTCCCTCTCAGAGCCCAGATGGTGCCCACCTCACCTGGGAGCCTCCCTCGGTGACATCAGGGAAGATCATTGAGTACTCTGTGTACCTGGCCATCCAGAGCACCCAGACAGCTGAGCCCAAGGCCTCCACCCCAGCCCAGCTGGCCTTCATGCGGGTGTACTGTGGGCCCAACCCCTCCTGCTTGGTGCAGTCCTCCAGCCTCTCCAATGCCCACATAGACTACACCACCAAGCCCGCCATCATCTTCCGCATAGCTGCGCGCAACGAGAAGGGCTACGGCCCTGCCACACAAGTCAGATGGCTGCAAGGTGGGTAAACTTTCATTTAAATTCTGCTGTTGAGCAAAATGGAGCAGCGTCTCTATAATTACGGTTGTACTTGTTTTTAAGTGTTTAAATATGGTTTCGCTTCAATGGATTTCCCCCTTTTTAGAGTCCAGCAAAGATGGAACCTTGGCAAAACCTGCCCCAAAAAGACCAGTTTCCTCGCCTGATACGTAAGTACCTGGTTCCATCTAATCTAGCCTACATTCCACACACATTATCAACACTAACTGGTTGTGGATGAATATTTCCTCAACAATGGCAAATTAccttaaataaatgttttgctttctgtCTGCCCCTGCAGTAAGGCTGCTGGTCAAAAGAAGGCAAGAACAGACCAGTGAGATCGCACAGATGACACCCCCCCGCTGTCCTTTTTGACCAGGAAGACTGATCCCTCCATCCTCATCCTGACTTCACCCCATCCTCAAGTTAACCTACATCCAGCCAGCAACATAAACAAAATGGCAGCAGAAACCCTAGATGGAAGTCAATAAGAGATATGGTTCTGTAGGCAAGACCCCTTTTTCTATTTGTCCCACTATTTCTAGAGCAacacaaatttaaaaaagcacatTATAGCTTTTACTTCataacttttttttctctctctctagctacttttattatactttttttttggcTACTTTCAGTAGTTGAGTAATTGTAGAGAAACATTTACAGCTTCACAAGCTGTGAGCCAGCCTAAACTTAATGTTATTTTtttgatggggggggggtgtaaagaGAGACTTCATGAGCTGATGTACAGTTTGAGGATGTGCTGAACAGGAGgcagtggtggtgttagtttagatGGGAGGAATTATCAAAATGGGAAAACAAACAAAAGAGGTTATTTTTCCCTCAAGGAGAAATGTGCTTAATTTAAGAAATCAATCGATTCAGATATCATACTGGACTCCAGTCTCCTAGTAATCTCATCAGTGTGCTTTTCCCCTGAGATGAGAACTGAGGGCTGATGCTATGAAGAGGACAACGAATCGAATGACGAAGGAAAACATTTGTAGTGAGAGACCGACTTTTCTAGGACTGAAACTTGCAGCATACACACATCTTGCAAAAATCTTCCCCAGAAATTAGCAAGCACTGATGCAGAAGATATTTGTgtagtttatttttgtatttttttaagctTTTCCTTGTCACTGTGCATTTTTAAAACGTCAACTACTTTTTTCGTTTTGTTTACTATTGTTTGTCTCCATTGTTTTCATGTGTTGGTGGGAAGACGGGTGGCAGTGCTGAAGTAGCCACTATATTTTTAAATCCTGGTTCGATCAGTTGTATGTTGTATCAGGGGGTATGAAAAAGAAAgacttttgtatttgttttgactAGGACCCCAGATGTAATAGGACTGAAGGGAATTTGAAACAGACCCAGGGAGAGGAGTGCTTTTACTTTGTTTACTACATCTTTCAATGCTTGTATCACTGTGTGTATgccaaacatggaaaatgaaTGAAGAAAAATCTGATCAGTTGTCATATTCCTTCCCTCTTTCCCCGCACATTTATTTTAGAACATGTACCCCTAACTGGCGGCCCACgtttagcccccccccccccccaaaaagagtatatttttgttgttggacataacactgtaaaaacatcaggaaatcagctccaagtgattttttttcatttaggaaatctgttcctaaGTATTTCCATGCATAATAGAGATGTGATTGTATAcacatgtaagcaaggtttgaaatggttGTTTTAGTCATATCTGGTTGGGCTTCTttcggtcaatttgcagtctacacattttttttgtaATTATATTCAAGAAAAAATCAGCCTGCGGCTTAATTGAGTTGGTGATCCCTGTGTTAGACAGAAATGATAGTGGTAGATTTTCTTTCCTTATACTGTTAGGGACCACCAAATccaatttacatttttttttaggctctTATTTTAACAACTATAGAGGTGAGGTGTGCAAGTTAATTGTGAAAAGTATACCTTTAAATTGGGATGTCTTGGTGGGAAGGAAGAAGCATAGCCAGAGTTTGGACTCGCTTGTAAATTAGT
The sequence above is drawn from the Salmo salar chromosome ssa22, Ssal_v3.1, whole genome shotgun sequence genome and encodes:
- the LOC106582878 gene encoding host cell factor 1 isoform X5 yields the protein MTGSMVSGTTGSTLQPRWKRVLGWSGPVPRPRHGHRAVAIKELMVVFGGGNEGIVDELHVYNTATNQWFIPAVRGDIPPGCAAYGFVCDGTRLLVFGGMVEYGKYSNDLYELQASRWEWKKLKAKTPKNGPPPCPRLGHSFSLVGNKCYLFGGLANDSEDPKNNIPRYLNDLYTLELRAGSSVVGWDIPITYGVLPPPRESHTAVVYTEKDSKKSRLIIYGGMSGCRLGDLWTLDIDTLTWTKPSVNGTAPLPRSLHSATTITNKMFVFGGWVPLVMDDVKVATHEKEWKCTNTLACLNLDSMAWESVVMDTLEDNIPRARAGHCSVAINSRLYVWSGRDGYRKAWNNQVCCKDLWYLETERPHAPSRVQLVRANTNSLEVSWGAVSTADTYLLQLQKYDIPAATAVTSPALNAATSLQGNLPKSPATAAPSAQNLPHTAILKVAAPPSGTGTSLVTVRPNQAGKSPVTVTSLLPGVRMVVPAQTAQGTPVGNSPQMSGMAALAAAAAATQKIPPSSSTVLNIPAGATLVKTMAVSPGSTTVKMASPLMVSNPATRMLKTAAAQVGTATVSSPNSPNRPIITVHKSGTVTVAQQHQVVTTMVGGVTKTITLVKSPLTMGGSGTLTKGSLPAGTILKLVTSADGKPTTIITTSQAGGTGNKPTILNISGMSPTTTKQGTTIIKTIPMSAIMTQPGATVTSSTGKTPYTIITTKMMTTGTPGKIITTMPKLGTATGQQGLTQVVLKGAPGQPGTILRTVPMGGVRLVTPVTMSSVKPNVTTLVVKGTTGVTTLGTVTGTVSSSLAGSFVASANASLATPITTLGTIATLSSQVINPTAITVSAAQTSLTTATTLSTSTMSANQPTQVTLITTPSGVEAQPVQDLPVSFLASPTSEQPSSTEVGDGTVTMVCSNPPCETHETGTTNTATTASSDIGGVQRVCSNPPCETHETGTTNTATTASSDIGGVQRVCSNPPCETHETGTTNTATTASTDMGGAMRVCTSPPSETHETGTTNTSTIAHTIMGSNQLGTVQSSSSSHPPSLSSPPQTTTSSSPGTATGKQGPENLSTGTTFTPTTACSNMGSAQTGTVQSPKPAMGSTVCLNPPCETHETGTTNTATQSLSSMGNGQTGTVQRVCSNPPCETHETGTTNTPSQANSNMAGNQTGTVQRVCSNPPCETHETGTTNTATTATADGADSATSSTETPSTTASETTPATIQSRAITTVTQSTPAPGPSVPSILSITEGAAGSTEEPMQTDTATEGGETAMETGLSPELSEGQMGTGLSAEELAVTAAAEAAAQAAATEEAQALAIQAVLQAAQQAVMNEGDSGSTGQQAITLPIVLTQQELAALVQQQHQLQEAQAQAQAQAQAQAQAQAQAQAQAQAQQQGNAQALPTEGLAPADSLNDPASESNGHPEMAAAVSSAVASLLPRTSTETLAPSSTFAVASPAKLQAAVAEVANGIEGGKLNPQPAPIKTLVKKENQWFDVGIVKVTNMVVTHFFIPEDDSQVEDDSGAIPDYNQMKKMELQPGTAYKFRVAGINACGRGSFSEISAFKTCLPGFPGAPCAIKISKSPDGAHLTWEPPSVTSGKIIEYSVYLAIQSTQTAEPKASTPAQLAFMRVYCGPNPSCLVQSSSLSNAHIDYTTKPAIIFRIAARNEKGYGPATQVRWLQESSKDGTLAKPAPKRPVSSPDTKAAGQKKARTDQ
- the LOC106582878 gene encoding host cell factor 1 isoform X4, which codes for MTGSMVSGTTGSTLQPRWKRVLGWSGPVPRPRHGHRAVAIKELMVVFGGGNEGIVDELHVYNTATNQWFIPAVRGDIPPGCAAYGFVCDGTRLLVFGGMVEYGKYSNDLYELQASRWEWKKLKAKTPKNGPPPCPRLGHSFSLVGNKCYLFGGLANDSEDPKNNIPRYLNDLYTLELRAGSSVVGWDIPITYGVLPPPRESHTAVVYTEKDSKKSRLIIYGGMSGCRLGDLWTLDIDTLTWTKPSVNGTAPLPRSLHSATTITNKMFVFGGWVPLVMDDVKVATHEKEWKCTNTLACLNLDSMAWESVVMDTLEDNIPRARAGHCSVAINSRLYVWSGRDGYRKAWNNQVCCKDLWYLETERPHAPSRVQLVRANTNSLEVSWGAVSTADTYLLQLQKYDIPAATAVTSPALNAATSLQGNLPKSPATAAPSAQNLPHTAILKVAAPPSGTGTSLVTVRPNQAGKSPVTVTSLLPGVRMVVPAQTAQGTPVGNSPQMSGMAALAAAAAATQKIPPSSSTVLNIPAGATLVKTMAVSPGSTTVKMASPLMVSNPATRMLKTAAAQVGTATVSSPNSPNRPIITVHKSGTVTVAQQHQVVTTMVGGVTKTITLVKSPLTMGGSGTLQISNLGKMMSVVQTKPVQTSAVTGQASTNPLTQLIQTKGSLPAGTILKLVTSADGKPTTIITTSQAGGTGNKPTILNISGMSPTTTKQGTTIIKTIPMSAIMTQPGATVTSSTGKTPYTIITTKMMTTGTPGKIITTMPKLGTATGQQGLTQVVLKGAPGQPGTILRTVPMGGVRLVTPVTMSSVKPNVTTLVVKGTTGVTTLGTVTGTVSSSLAGSFVASANASLATPITTLGTIATLSSQVINPTAITVSAAQTSLTTATTLSTSTMSANQPTQVTLITTPSGVEAQPVQDLPVSFLASPTSEQPSSTEVGDGTVTMVCSNPPCETHETGTTNTATTASSDIGGVQRVCSNPPCETHETGTTNTATTASTDMGGAMRVCTSPPSETHETGTTNTSTIAHTIMGSNQLGTVQSSSSSHPPSLSSPPQTTTSSSPGTATGKQGPENLSTGTTFTPTTACSNMGSAQTGTVQSPKPAMGSTVCLNPPCETHETGTTNTATQSLSSMGNGQTGTVQRVCSNPPCETHETGTTNTPSQANSNMAGNQTGTVQRVCSNPPCETHETGTTNTATTATADGADSATSSTETPSTTASETTPATIQSRAITTVTQSTPAPGPSVPSILSITEGAAGSTEEPMQTDTATEGGETAMETGLSPELSEGQMGTGLSAEELAVTAAAEAAAQAAATEEAQALAIQAVLQAAQQAVMNEGDSGSTGQQAITLPIVLTQQELAALVQQQHQLQEAQAQAQAQAQAQAQAQAQAQAQAQAQQQGNAQALPTEGLAPADSLNDPASESNGHPEMAAAVSSAVASLLPRTSTETLAPSSTFAVASPAKLQAAVAEVANGIEGGKLNPQPAPIKTLVKKENQWFDVGIVKVTNMVVTHFFIPEDDSQVEDDSGAIPDYNQMKKMELQPGTAYKFRVAGINACGRGSFSEISAFKTCLPGFPGAPCAIKISKSPDGAHLTWEPPSVTSGKIIEYSVYLAIQSTQTAEPKASTPAQLAFMRVYCGPNPSCLVQSSSLSNAHIDYTTKPAIIFRIAARNEKGYGPATQVRWLQESSKDGTLAKPAPKRPVSSPDTKAAGQKKARTDQ